In Mustelus asterias chromosome 16, sMusAst1.hap1.1, whole genome shotgun sequence, one DNA window encodes the following:
- the b4galt7 gene encoding beta-1,4-galactosyltransferase 7 isoform X1: MMYSSRRKPVLYFTKEDSRSGLLLRMLPRRCSIFKLFCSLIVLGIFSVAWLHYNCRLTSSQSIGDDVLVYKSCQDETDNSAWGPHKITIIVPFRERFEELLTFVPHMHAFLNKKKIRHKILVINQVDHFRFNRASLINVGFLESGNDTDYLAMHDVDLLPQNEQLDYGYPEKGPFHVASPELHPLYHYSSYVGGILLLTKQHFELCNGMSNRFWGWGREDDEFYRRITAAGLQVYRPTGIETGYKTFRHIHDPAWRKRDQKRVSRQKQEQFKIDKEGGLKNLKYSVGSKSEITIEGVHCTVINILLECDLNETPWCVIN, from the exons ATGATGTACTCCTCAAGACGGAAACCTGTTCTCTATTTCACCAAGGAGGATAGCAG GTCAGGCCTGCTCCTTAGAATGTTGCCTAGAAGATGTTCCATCTTTAAACTGTTCTGTTCATTAATAGTCCTCGGAATCTTCTCTGTTGCGTGGCTGCACTACAACTGCAGACTAACCAGCAGCCAGAGTATTGGTGATGATGTCTTGGTGTACAAGTCCTGTCAAGATGAGACTGACAATTCTGCCTGGGGCCCCCACAAGATCACCATCATTGTCCCTTTCAGGGAGCGTTTCGAAGAACTGTTGACTTTTGTGCCGCACATGCATGCATTTCTCAACAAGAAGAAAATCAGACACAAGATCCTTGTCATCAACCAAGTTGATCACTTCAG GTTTAATCGAGCTTCTTTGATAAACGTGGGTTTCCTGGAGAGTGGCAATGATACAGATTACCTCGCTATGCATGACGTGGACTTATTGCCCCAGAATGAACAACTGGATTACGGGTATCCTGAGAAAGGACCATTCCACGTGGCTTCCCCGGAACTTCATCCCCTCTACCATTACAGTAGCTATGTGGGAGGGATCCTCCTCCTCACCAAACAGCACTTTGAACTG TGTAATGGGATGTCAAACCGGTTTTGGGGATGGGGCCGTGAGGATGATGAATTTTATCGTAGAATAACAGCAGCTGGGCTGCAG GTTTACCGTCCCACTGGAATTGAAACAGGTTATAAAACCTTCAGACATATCCATGATCCAGCATGGCGGAAACGAGACCAGAAGAGAGTGTCAAGGCAGAAACAG GAACAATTTAAGATTGACAAAGAAGGTGGTTTAAAGAATTTGAAATACAGTGTTGGGTCGAAATCAGAAATAACGATTGAAGGGGTGCACTGCACCGTCATCAATATCCTATTGGAATGTGACCTGAATGAAACTCCTTGGTGTGTAATAAACTGA
- the b4galt7 gene encoding beta-1,4-galactosyltransferase 7 isoform X2 — protein sequence MLPRRCSIFKLFCSLIVLGIFSVAWLHYNCRLTSSQSIGDDVLVYKSCQDETDNSAWGPHKITIIVPFRERFEELLTFVPHMHAFLNKKKIRHKILVINQVDHFRFNRASLINVGFLESGNDTDYLAMHDVDLLPQNEQLDYGYPEKGPFHVASPELHPLYHYSSYVGGILLLTKQHFELCNGMSNRFWGWGREDDEFYRRITAAGLQVYRPTGIETGYKTFRHIHDPAWRKRDQKRVSRQKQEQFKIDKEGGLKNLKYSVGSKSEITIEGVHCTVINILLECDLNETPWCVIN from the exons ATGTTGCCTAGAAGATGTTCCATCTTTAAACTGTTCTGTTCATTAATAGTCCTCGGAATCTTCTCTGTTGCGTGGCTGCACTACAACTGCAGACTAACCAGCAGCCAGAGTATTGGTGATGATGTCTTGGTGTACAAGTCCTGTCAAGATGAGACTGACAATTCTGCCTGGGGCCCCCACAAGATCACCATCATTGTCCCTTTCAGGGAGCGTTTCGAAGAACTGTTGACTTTTGTGCCGCACATGCATGCATTTCTCAACAAGAAGAAAATCAGACACAAGATCCTTGTCATCAACCAAGTTGATCACTTCAG GTTTAATCGAGCTTCTTTGATAAACGTGGGTTTCCTGGAGAGTGGCAATGATACAGATTACCTCGCTATGCATGACGTGGACTTATTGCCCCAGAATGAACAACTGGATTACGGGTATCCTGAGAAAGGACCATTCCACGTGGCTTCCCCGGAACTTCATCCCCTCTACCATTACAGTAGCTATGTGGGAGGGATCCTCCTCCTCACCAAACAGCACTTTGAACTG TGTAATGGGATGTCAAACCGGTTTTGGGGATGGGGCCGTGAGGATGATGAATTTTATCGTAGAATAACAGCAGCTGGGCTGCAG GTTTACCGTCCCACTGGAATTGAAACAGGTTATAAAACCTTCAGACATATCCATGATCCAGCATGGCGGAAACGAGACCAGAAGAGAGTGTCAAGGCAGAAACAG GAACAATTTAAGATTGACAAAGAAGGTGGTTTAAAGAATTTGAAATACAGTGTTGGGTCGAAATCAGAAATAACGATTGAAGGGGTGCACTGCACCGTCATCAATATCCTATTGGAATGTGACCTGAATGAAACTCCTTGGTGTGTAATAAACTGA